A stretch of the Leopardus geoffroyi isolate Oge1 chromosome B2, O.geoffroyi_Oge1_pat1.0, whole genome shotgun sequence genome encodes the following:
- the PTP4A1 gene encoding protein tyrosine phosphatase type IVA 1 isoform X1, with amino-acid sequence MARMNRPAPVEVTYKNMRFLITHNPTNATLNKFIEELKKYGVTTIVRVCEATYDTTLVEKEGIHVLDWPFDDGAPPSNQIVDDWLSLVKIKFREEPGCCIAVHCVAGLGRAPVLVALALIEGGMKYEDAVQFIRQKRRGAFNSKQLLYLEKYRPKMRLRFKDSNGHRNNCCIQ; translated from the exons atgGCTCGAATGAACCGCCCAGCTCCTGTGGAAGTCACATACAAGAACATGAGATTTCTCATTACACACAATCCAACCAATGCGACCTTAAACAAATTTATAGAG GAACTTAAGAAGTATGGTGTTACCACAATAGTAAGAGTATGTGAAGCAACTTATGACACTACTCTTGTAGAGAAAGAGGGCATCCATGTTCTC GATTGGCCTTTTGATGATGGTGCACCACCATCCAACCAGATTGTTGATGACTGGTTAAGCCTTGTAAAAATTAAGTTTCGTGAAGAACCTGGTTGTTGTATTGCTGTTCATTGTGTTGCAGGTCTTGGGAG AGCTCCAGTGCTTGTTGCCCTAGCATTAATTGAAGGTGGAATGAAATATGAAGATGCAGTACAGTTCATAAGACA AAAGCGGCGTGGAGCTTTTAACAGCAAGCAACTTTTGTATTTGGAGAAATATCGTCCTAAAATGCGGCTGCGCTTCAAAGACTCCAATGGTCATAGAAACAACTGTTGCATTCaataa
- the PTP4A1 gene encoding protein tyrosine phosphatase type IVA 1 isoform X2 → MARMNRPAPVEVTYKNMRFLITHNPTNATLNKFIEELKKYGVTTIVRVCEATYDTTLVEKEGIHVLDWPFDDGAPPSNQIVDDWLSLVKIKFREEPGCCIAVHCVAGLGRAPVLVALALIEGGMKYEDAVQFIRHGVELLTASNFCIWRNIVLKCGCASKTPMVIETTVAFNKTGVPDVIALEVELETGPNLSYIVANVLA, encoded by the exons atgGCTCGAATGAACCGCCCAGCTCCTGTGGAAGTCACATACAAGAACATGAGATTTCTCATTACACACAATCCAACCAATGCGACCTTAAACAAATTTATAGAG GAACTTAAGAAGTATGGTGTTACCACAATAGTAAGAGTATGTGAAGCAACTTATGACACTACTCTTGTAGAGAAAGAGGGCATCCATGTTCTC GATTGGCCTTTTGATGATGGTGCACCACCATCCAACCAGATTGTTGATGACTGGTTAAGCCTTGTAAAAATTAAGTTTCGTGAAGAACCTGGTTGTTGTATTGCTGTTCATTGTGTTGCAGGTCTTGGGAG AGCTCCAGTGCTTGTTGCCCTAGCATTAATTGAAGGTGGAATGAAATATGAAGATGCAGTACAGTTCATAAGACA CGGCGTGGAGCTTTTAACAGCAAGCAACTTTTGTATTTGGAGAAATATCGTCCTAAAATGCGGCTGCGCTTCAAAGACTCCAATGGTCATAGAAACAACTGTTGCATTCaataaaactggggtgcctgatGTCATTGCCTTGGAAGTGGAACTTGAAACAGGACCTAATTTGTCATACATAGTAGCCAACGTGTTGGCTTAG